In Chromobacterium rhizoryzae, one genomic interval encodes:
- the pgaB gene encoding poly-beta-1,6-N-acetyl-D-glucosamine N-deacetylase PgaB, with product MKMKQWLAALTTACLLWTGWAQAAAGRLVILCYHEVDKTDSGASDPFAVDARALVKQMEWMRGQGYSFVSLQQVLDDRAGGKPLPDKAVLLTFDDGYRSVYTNVYPVLKLFRAPAVIALVGSWLEAPEGSQVSYGDGVAGRSKFLSWAQIREMRASGLVEVASHSYASHLGVLANPQGNLEPALTARAFRAGGYESESAYLARIRDDLRRNSALLKARLGVAPRAMVWPYGSYSPQAAGVAAQEGMPVTMGLGAGINVRDTPLSSLRRVLLDANMDLGDLAYQFKQLNGWPDGVRPEPSRIMHVDLDYIYDPDPKRQDENLGRLLDRVKAMGASTVYLQAFADPDGDGVAQALYFPNRHLPMRADLFNRAAWQLQTRANVRVYAWMPLLGFALPAGHPLAGERVLAEQGGGAQAKVQGYARLTPYSPPVRQLIREIYEDLARSSRFSGLLFHDDATLSDFEDAGPAARQARQGRGLAASVADVRADPEQMARWTRDKTALLDDFSMELAAVVRQYQPDLRTARNLYAEVVLNPESETWFAQSFDSALSRYDRVAVMAMPYMENAAQPKAWLRRLFDKVAAKPGALEKTVFELQAVDWRSRKPIPTAELAATVRELNTLGARHIAYYPDDLFQDQPRLKTFKRVFSLTARPEE from the coding sequence ATGAAAATGAAACAATGGCTGGCGGCCCTGACGACGGCCTGCCTGTTGTGGACCGGCTGGGCGCAAGCGGCGGCCGGGCGCTTGGTGATTCTGTGCTACCACGAGGTGGACAAGACCGACAGCGGCGCCTCGGACCCGTTCGCGGTGGACGCCCGCGCGCTGGTGAAGCAAATGGAGTGGATGCGCGGCCAGGGCTACAGCTTCGTCAGCCTGCAACAGGTGCTGGACGACCGCGCCGGCGGCAAGCCCTTGCCGGACAAGGCGGTGCTGCTGACTTTCGACGACGGCTACCGCAGCGTGTATACCAATGTCTATCCGGTGCTGAAGCTGTTCCGGGCGCCGGCCGTGATCGCGCTGGTGGGCAGCTGGCTGGAAGCGCCCGAGGGCAGCCAGGTCAGCTACGGCGACGGCGTGGCGGGGCGGAGCAAATTCCTGAGCTGGGCGCAGATCCGCGAAATGCGGGCCAGCGGCCTGGTGGAAGTGGCCAGCCACAGCTACGCCTCGCATCTGGGCGTATTGGCCAATCCCCAGGGCAATCTGGAACCGGCGCTGACCGCCCGCGCCTTCCGCGCCGGCGGCTATGAAAGCGAATCGGCCTATCTGGCGCGCATCCGCGACGATTTGCGCCGCAACAGCGCGCTGCTCAAGGCGCGGCTGGGCGTGGCGCCCAGGGCGATGGTATGGCCCTACGGCAGCTACTCGCCGCAAGCGGCGGGGGTGGCGGCGCAGGAGGGCATGCCGGTGACCATGGGGCTGGGCGCGGGCATCAACGTCCGCGACACCCCGCTGTCCTCGCTGCGCCGGGTGTTGCTGGACGCCAATATGGATCTGGGCGATCTGGCTTATCAATTCAAGCAGCTGAACGGCTGGCCGGACGGCGTCCGGCCGGAACCCAGCCGCATCATGCACGTGGATCTGGACTACATCTACGATCCCGATCCCAAACGCCAGGACGAAAACCTGGGCCGGCTGCTGGACCGGGTCAAGGCCATGGGCGCGAGCACCGTTTACCTGCAGGCCTTCGCCGATCCCGACGGCGACGGCGTGGCGCAGGCGCTGTATTTCCCCAACCGCCATCTGCCGATGCGCGCGGACCTGTTCAACCGCGCCGCCTGGCAATTGCAGACCCGGGCCAATGTCAGGGTCTACGCCTGGATGCCCTTATTGGGCTTCGCGCTGCCGGCCGGCCATCCGCTGGCCGGCGAGCGGGTGCTGGCGGAGCAGGGCGGCGGCGCTCAGGCCAAGGTGCAGGGCTATGCGCGGCTGACCCCGTATTCGCCGCCGGTGCGCCAACTGATCCGCGAGATTTACGAAGACCTGGCGCGCAGCTCGCGTTTCAGCGGCCTGCTGTTCCACGACGACGCCACCCTGTCCGACTTCGAAGACGCCGGCCCGGCGGCGAGGCAGGCGCGGCAAGGGCGGGGCCTGGCCGCCAGCGTGGCCGACGTGCGCGCGGACCCGGAGCAGATGGCGCGCTGGACGCGCGACAAAACCGCCTTGCTGGACGATTTCAGCATGGAGCTGGCGGCCGTGGTGCGCCAATACCAGCCGGATTTGCGCACCGCGCGCAATCTCTACGCCGAGGTGGTGCTCAATCCGGAGTCGGAAACCTGGTTCGCCCAGTCCTTCGACAGCGCGCTGAGCCGCTACGACCGGGTGGCGGTGATGGCGATGCCCTATATGGAAAACGCGGCCCAGCCCAAGGCCTGGCTGCGGCGGCTGTTCGACAAAGTGGCGGCCAAACCCGGCGCGCTGGAAAAAACCGTGTTCGAACTGCAGGCCGTCGATTGGCGCAGCCGCAAGCCGATTCCCACCGCGGAACTGGCGGCCACGGTGCGCGAACTCAACACCCTGGGCGCGCGGCACATCGCCTACTACCCGGACGACCTGTTCCAGGACCAGCCCAGGCTGAAGACGTTCAAGCGAGTGTTTTCGCTGACGGCGAGGCCGGAAGAATGA
- a CDS encoding YIP1 family protein, with protein sequence MKLSHYPKMLFSSHGGWDELRGRAPSPRRLMWKLVLPFSLLPALMICYAGLAHGRLYAPDAGMERWLAAAALFFVAELATVPLMAWTLQTLAASHKLAASFKDCFLLAAGAAVPLWLSSLALLAPDLAFNLLGALLGLAAAFALLYHGAPAMLGLEEEVESQHFAYSALCAGAAAWALLLALVLLPLFGGW encoded by the coding sequence ATGAAACTGAGCCATTATCCGAAGATGCTGTTTTCCAGCCACGGCGGCTGGGACGAGTTGCGCGGGCGCGCGCCGTCGCCGCGCCGCCTGATGTGGAAGCTGGTGCTGCCGTTCTCGCTGCTGCCCGCCCTGATGATTTGCTACGCTGGCCTGGCTCACGGCCGGCTTTACGCCCCCGACGCCGGCATGGAGCGCTGGCTGGCCGCCGCCGCGCTGTTCTTCGTCGCCGAACTGGCCACCGTGCCGCTGATGGCCTGGACGCTGCAAACGCTGGCCGCCAGCCACAAGCTGGCCGCGAGCTTCAAGGATTGCTTCTTGCTGGCGGCCGGCGCGGCGGTGCCGCTGTGGCTGTCCAGCCTGGCCTTGCTGGCGCCGGATCTCGCCTTCAATCTGCTGGGCGCGCTGCTGGGCCTGGCCGCGGCCTTCGCCCTGCTCTACCACGGCGCGCCGGCCATGCTGGGGCTGGAGGAGGAGGTGGAGTCGCAGCACTTCGCGTACAGCGCGCTGTGCGCCGGCGCGGCCGCCTGGGCGCTGTTGCTGGCCTTGGTGCTGCTGCCCTTGTTCGGCGGCTGGTGA
- the pgaC gene encoding poly-beta-1,6-N-acetyl-D-glucosamine synthase encodes MNLALILLLAYAFFYPLFMAYLWMVGAVHYYLHYERKDPPLNQPPALDYPPLSVVVPCYNEEDNVRETLAYALALDYPDFEVIAVNDGSRDATGAILDELAAAHPRLRVVHQATNQGKAVGLNTALALARHEYLLCIDGDALLDPYAGKWLMRHFLTSPRVGAVTGNPRIRNRTTLLGRLQVGEFTAIIGLIKRAQRTYGRLFTVSGVITAFRKTAVYQAGYWSEDMLTEDIDISWKLQLKHWNVRFEPRALVWILMPETLRGLWKQRLRWAKGGTQALMRNAWVLRTWRHRHMWPVYSEYFLSVVWSYTMAGIIVYWLLSLVLGDWLPQMGTPLIPRWHGMVLGGTCMLQFMISKMMDSQYDAKLGKNYYWMVWYPLVYWLLNVCTTIVAFPQAVFRKKGKRARWVSPDRGVRA; translated from the coding sequence GTGAACCTGGCATTGATACTGCTGCTGGCATATGCCTTTTTTTATCCGTTGTTCATGGCTTATCTGTGGATGGTGGGGGCGGTGCATTACTACCTCCACTACGAAAGAAAAGATCCGCCGCTCAATCAGCCGCCGGCGCTGGACTATCCGCCGCTGAGCGTGGTGGTGCCCTGCTACAACGAGGAAGACAATGTGCGCGAGACTTTGGCCTACGCGCTGGCGCTGGACTATCCGGACTTCGAAGTGATCGCGGTCAACGACGGCAGCCGGGACGCCACCGGCGCCATCCTGGACGAACTGGCCGCCGCCCATCCGCGGCTGCGGGTGGTGCACCAGGCCACCAACCAGGGCAAGGCGGTGGGGCTCAACACCGCGCTGGCGCTGGCGCGCCACGAATACCTGCTGTGCATAGACGGCGACGCGCTGCTGGACCCGTACGCGGGCAAATGGCTGATGCGCCATTTCCTGACTTCGCCGCGCGTGGGCGCGGTCACCGGCAACCCGCGCATCCGCAACCGCACCACCCTGCTGGGACGGCTGCAGGTGGGCGAATTCACCGCCATCATCGGCCTGATCAAGCGCGCGCAGCGCACTTACGGCCGATTGTTCACCGTCTCCGGCGTGATCACCGCCTTCCGCAAGACCGCGGTTTACCAGGCGGGCTACTGGAGCGAGGACATGCTGACCGAGGACATCGACATCAGCTGGAAACTTCAGCTCAAGCACTGGAACGTGCGCTTCGAACCGCGCGCGCTGGTGTGGATTCTGATGCCGGAAACCCTGCGCGGGCTGTGGAAACAGCGGCTGCGCTGGGCCAAGGGCGGCACCCAGGCGCTGATGCGCAACGCCTGGGTGCTGCGCACCTGGCGCCACCGCCACATGTGGCCGGTGTATTCCGAGTACTTCCTCAGCGTGGTGTGGTCCTACACCATGGCCGGCATCATCGTCTATTGGCTGCTGAGCCTGGTGTTGGGCGACTGGCTGCCCCAGATGGGCACGCCGTTGATTCCGCGCTGGCACGGCATGGTGCTGGGCGGCACCTGCATGCTGCAATTCATGATCAGCAAGATGATGGACAGCCAGTACGACGCCAAGCTGGGCAAGAACTACTACTGGATGGTGTGGTATCCGCTGGTTTACTGGCTGCTCAACGTCTGCACCACCATCGTGGCCTTCCCGCAGGCGGTGTTCCGCAAAAAGGGCAAGCGCGCGCGCTGGGTCAGCCCGGACCGGGGGGTGAGGGCATGA
- a CDS encoding LysE family transporter has product MNELLTVALLTLLAVISPGADFAVITRNSLQYGRGHGLLGAFGIALGVQFHVLCALLGVSLLLSRTPWLLAGFKLLGAAYLLYIGYRTFVQPPLSAGPADRGGRQSAWAALRAGLLCNALNPKTSLFVLSLFSQAVNADTPLSLRAGYGLFISAAHLAWFALVALLFTQPRLHAGMLRRQRGLNRVIGCALIGLGAALALR; this is encoded by the coding sequence ATGAACGAACTCCTGACCGTAGCCCTGCTGACCCTGCTCGCCGTGATCAGCCCCGGCGCAGACTTCGCCGTCATCACCCGCAACAGCCTGCAATACGGACGCGGCCACGGGCTGCTGGGCGCTTTCGGCATCGCTTTGGGCGTGCAATTCCACGTGCTGTGCGCGCTGCTGGGCGTCAGTCTGCTGCTCAGCCGCACGCCCTGGCTGCTGGCCGGCTTCAAGCTGCTGGGCGCCGCCTATCTGCTCTACATCGGCTACCGCACCTTCGTCCAGCCGCCACTGAGCGCCGGCCCCGCGGATAGGGGCGGCCGGCAGAGCGCCTGGGCCGCGCTGCGCGCCGGCCTGCTGTGCAATGCGCTCAACCCCAAGACTTCGCTGTTCGTGCTCAGCCTGTTCAGCCAGGCGGTCAACGCGGACACGCCGCTGTCGCTGCGCGCGGGCTACGGCCTGTTCATCTCCGCCGCCCATCTGGCCTGGTTCGCGCTGGTGGCCTTGCTGTTCACCCAGCCGCGGCTGCACGCCGGCATGTTGCGCCGTCAGCGCGGCTTGAACCGCGTCATAGGCTGCGCCTTGATCGGCCTGGGCGCCGCGCTGGCGCTGCGCTGA
- a CDS encoding MarR family winged helix-turn-helix transcriptional regulator: MNPFPDSPILSKADFERLSEFRHQLRVFLRFSEDACRGHGLTPLQYQLLLHVQGYPGRDWATVGELAERLQSHHHGVVALVSRCEELGLVQRRPGREDRRQVEIHLTEAGRNQAQALAALHRDEIRLLRDKLAPPGFDPA, from the coding sequence ATGAATCCCTTTCCAGACTCCCCCATCCTGAGCAAGGCGGATTTTGAACGCCTGTCCGAATTCCGCCATCAACTGCGCGTGTTCCTGCGTTTCAGCGAAGACGCCTGCCGCGGCCACGGCCTGACGCCGCTGCAATACCAACTGCTCTTGCACGTGCAAGGCTATCCGGGCCGCGACTGGGCCACCGTGGGCGAACTGGCCGAGCGGCTGCAATCCCACCACCACGGCGTGGTGGCGCTGGTCAGCCGCTGCGAGGAGCTGGGCCTGGTGCAGCGCCGGCCCGGCCGCGAGGACCGGCGGCAGGTGGAAATCCACCTGACCGAGGCCGGACGCAATCAGGCGCAGGCGCTGGCCGCGCTGCACCGCGACGAAATCCGTCTGCTGCGCGACAAGCTGGCGCCGCCGGGCTTCGACCCGGCTTAG
- the pgaD gene encoding poly-beta-1,6-N-acetyl-D-glucosamine biosynthesis protein PgaD, protein MSRLGDGLIIQAAHNMSALQRLLSWLMTLACWLAWIYLWLPALAYVGYLIWGRDVLPAALRAQDAPEHLGRLRDYGFEIALIGLCLLLWSRINYWRFAGKQKRSPIPNVTLEKLAEDLGVSPDELREGQAAKVAVVHHCGEGGIARIETVTRLPPPS, encoded by the coding sequence ATGAGCCGGCTGGGAGACGGCCTGATCATCCAGGCCGCGCACAATATGAGCGCCTTGCAGCGGCTGCTGTCCTGGCTGATGACCCTGGCGTGCTGGCTGGCGTGGATCTATCTGTGGCTGCCGGCCCTGGCCTATGTCGGCTACCTGATCTGGGGCCGGGACGTGTTGCCGGCGGCGCTGCGCGCGCAGGACGCGCCGGAGCACCTGGGCAGGCTGCGCGATTACGGCTTCGAAATCGCGCTGATCGGGCTATGTCTGCTGCTGTGGTCGCGCATCAACTACTGGCGCTTCGCCGGCAAGCAGAAACGCAGCCCGATCCCCAACGTCACCCTGGAAAAACTGGCGGAAGACCTGGGCGTGTCTCCGGACGAGCTGCGCGAGGGCCAGGCCGCCAAGGTGGCGGTGGTCCATCATTGCGGCGAGGGCGGCATCGCCCGCATCGAAACCGTGACGCGGCTGCCGCCGCCCAGCTGA
- a CDS encoding LysR substrate-binding domain-containing protein — protein sequence MSYRIPALTAVRTFEAAARHGSFVKAAAELCVTHGAVSRQVKQLEEGLGVALFERRNRAVFLTAAGESFRQSCAEALRVLEQGAARAQRQADAPLRLSCEPTIAMRWLIPRLPAFQAEHPDIELLLSAAGGKVDFSSQRIDLALRRDDSGWNLGDHVAEVARERMGPVCAPARLQAAGGDWRALPLLHADSRPEAWSRWLAAQGEAAAGEAGRFEHFYLSLQAAEAGLGLAIASLYMAADALALGQLTAPAGFREDGSNYVLLSSRPFDGDPRRRAVLDWLRRQMARNLT from the coding sequence ATGAGCTATCGCATTCCGGCCTTGACCGCCGTTCGCACCTTTGAAGCCGCCGCCCGCCACGGCAGCTTCGTCAAAGCCGCCGCCGAGCTGTGCGTGACCCACGGCGCGGTCAGCCGCCAAGTCAAGCAATTGGAGGAAGGGCTGGGCGTGGCCCTGTTCGAGCGGCGCAACCGGGCGGTGTTTCTGACCGCGGCCGGCGAGAGCTTCCGCCAAAGCTGCGCCGAGGCGCTGCGCGTGCTGGAGCAGGGCGCGGCCCGCGCGCAAAGGCAGGCGGACGCGCCCTTGCGGCTGTCCTGCGAACCCACCATCGCGATGCGCTGGCTGATTCCGCGCTTGCCGGCCTTCCAGGCCGAACATCCCGACATCGAGCTGCTGCTGTCCGCCGCCGGCGGGAAAGTCGATTTTTCCTCACAGAGAATCGACCTGGCGCTGCGCCGCGACGACAGCGGCTGGAACCTGGGCGACCACGTGGCCGAAGTGGCGCGGGAACGGATGGGGCCGGTGTGCGCGCCGGCGCGGCTGCAGGCCGCGGGCGGAGACTGGCGCGCCTTGCCCCTGCTGCATGCGGACAGCCGGCCGGAAGCGTGGAGCCGCTGGCTGGCGGCGCAGGGAGAGGCGGCGGCGGGGGAGGCCGGGCGCTTCGAGCATTTTTACCTCAGTCTGCAGGCGGCCGAGGCCGGTTTGGGGCTGGCCATCGCCTCGCTCTATATGGCGGCGGACGCGCTGGCGCTGGGCCAATTGACGGCGCCGGCCGGTTTTCGCGAGGACGGCTCCAACTATGTGCTGCTGTCGTCGCGGCCCTTCGACGGCGACCCGCGCCGGCGGGCGGTGCTGGATTGGTTGCGCCGGCAGATGGCGCGGAATCTGACTTAA
- a CDS encoding VOC family protein, protein MAIEVLELHHHGLRMPLSLVEAMGAFYRDVLGLDADAGRWHIPGVPGFFLDLGNDCQIHLLGNDGVSPYAQGADQDPVDNHVALAVRDIAQAEAELLRQGIAHWRQANVAAPELTQLFLRDPAGHLIELHQIGHCRCKASDRARADALAAAGAQPSAPR, encoded by the coding sequence ATGGCTATCGAAGTATTGGAATTGCACCATCATGGCTTGCGCATGCCTCTGAGCCTGGTTGAGGCCATGGGCGCGTTTTACCGCGACGTCCTGGGCCTGGACGCCGACGCCGGCCGCTGGCACATCCCCGGGGTGCCCGGGTTTTTCCTGGACCTGGGCAACGACTGCCAGATCCATCTGCTGGGCAACGACGGCGTGTCGCCGTACGCTCAGGGCGCGGATCAGGATCCGGTGGACAATCATGTGGCGCTGGCGGTGCGGGACATCGCCCAGGCGGAGGCGGAATTGCTGCGGCAAGGCATCGCCCACTGGCGGCAGGCCAACGTCGCCGCGCCGGAATTGACGCAGTTGTTCCTGCGCGATCCGGCCGGCCACCTGATAGAGCTGCACCAGATCGGCCATTGCCGCTGCAAGGCCAGCGACCGCGCCCGCGCGGACGCCTTGGCGGCGGCCGGCGCTCAGCCCAGCGCGCCGCGCTGA
- the pgaA gene encoding poly-beta-1,6 N-acetyl-D-glucosamine export porin PgaA, with the protein MTRNLFTSLAAGLLLAGGAAGAETPVWKQPEYAVAIVQARAGQTAPALALLERERARGPLPAPLLDDYLTLLCWSGRGAEALRLLPGHEAEMSADTLARLARAARDQRDAAEATRLYRVLLARQPAAGYRAGLAMAQAEAGQAAAALATLDAAPPGAPADELELSRARAYVLLQSGDLTQALDYLIRARTRFPGDPELERSYLGCLLRLGAPWQADQASVSDPRLALQIDFDRAATLSRWGRIQESQDSGPGRHAQTDAALKLNQDIAARPEAARPPFAALAADDRVQMLQQRGLSAQAVALDRQSAGQAWSPYARAALADAYLNQRQPLRAEELYRSALRDAPQADEALDWRIGLVYALLESGQHAACRRELAALQAATPRQKTERASGRRVFNPAFQRVALLDAMVTAYQEDTRGGWERMEALLDEASFNPELRQNQGSLALMRGWPRRARGVFTRLGVDEPDQPEAAATGLAGAALDLQELDEADRQLQRLNELDVDNAGVRQLRERARLERRPELVLEGKKDLSGGQGAGEQNAWESSARLYSSPFGHWRLFGLHQLQRASYVNETASARYEALGMGAEWRGEQGRGEFGLTGQIDGGRRGGAFAGYDWTPDDYWTLGARFELNSAEAPLKGRLDDVRGNRTQLSLQYRADDYRSYALQAEALSLSDGNLRRAVSANWDQRWVSGPRYKLNTILTLAASANDAVTSARYFNPRADGEASVTAMQEWKLWGEYETTWHQRLGLTLGTYTQRDFGAGGVWGLLLEQEWRWGSRGSLRYGFTRVRHPYDGKAETGNKVYLNLDWRF; encoded by the coding sequence ATGACGCGAAATCTATTCACCAGCCTGGCGGCTGGTTTGTTGTTGGCCGGCGGCGCGGCGGGAGCGGAAACGCCGGTCTGGAAACAGCCGGAGTACGCGGTGGCCATCGTCCAGGCCCGGGCGGGGCAGACCGCGCCGGCGCTGGCGCTATTGGAGCGGGAACGCGCGCGCGGACCGTTGCCCGCGCCCTTGCTGGACGATTATCTGACCCTGCTGTGCTGGAGCGGACGCGGCGCGGAGGCCCTGCGGCTGCTGCCCGGACATGAGGCCGAGATGTCGGCGGACACCCTGGCGCGCTTGGCGCGAGCGGCGCGCGATCAGCGCGACGCGGCGGAAGCGACGCGGCTGTACCGCGTGTTGCTGGCGCGTCAGCCCGCGGCCGGCTATCGCGCCGGCCTGGCCATGGCCCAGGCCGAAGCCGGACAGGCCGCCGCCGCGCTGGCCACGCTGGACGCCGCGCCGCCCGGCGCGCCGGCCGACGAACTGGAGCTGAGCCGCGCGCGCGCTTACGTCTTGCTGCAAAGCGGGGACCTGACCCAGGCGCTGGATTATCTGATCCGCGCGCGGACGCGCTTTCCCGGAGACCCGGAACTGGAACGCAGCTATCTGGGCTGCCTGTTGCGCCTGGGCGCACCATGGCAGGCGGACCAGGCGTCCGTCTCGGATCCCCGGCTGGCTTTGCAGATCGATTTCGACCGCGCGGCGACCTTGAGCCGTTGGGGACGCATTCAGGAAAGCCAGGACAGCGGGCCGGGCCGGCACGCGCAAACCGACGCGGCGCTGAAGCTCAATCAGGACATCGCGGCGCGGCCGGAAGCCGCGCGGCCGCCGTTCGCCGCGCTGGCGGCGGACGACCGCGTGCAAATGCTGCAGCAGCGCGGTCTGTCGGCGCAGGCCGTCGCCCTGGACCGGCAGAGCGCCGGCCAGGCGTGGTCGCCGTACGCCCGCGCGGCCTTGGCCGACGCCTATCTCAACCAGCGCCAGCCGCTGCGCGCCGAGGAACTGTACCGCTCGGCGCTGCGCGACGCGCCGCAGGCGGACGAGGCCTTGGATTGGCGCATCGGCCTGGTCTACGCCCTGCTGGAGTCCGGCCAGCACGCGGCCTGCCGCCGGGAACTGGCCGCCTTGCAAGCCGCCACGCCCCGGCAGAAGACCGAGCGCGCCAGCGGCCGACGCGTGTTCAATCCGGCGTTTCAGCGCGTGGCCTTGCTGGACGCGATGGTCACCGCCTATCAGGAGGACACCCGCGGCGGCTGGGAGCGGATGGAAGCCCTGCTGGACGAGGCCTCGTTCAACCCGGAACTGCGGCAGAACCAGGGCAGCCTGGCCCTGATGCGCGGCTGGCCGCGGCGGGCGCGCGGCGTGTTCACCCGGCTGGGCGTGGACGAACCGGACCAGCCGGAAGCGGCGGCGACCGGCTTGGCCGGCGCGGCGCTGGACCTGCAGGAGTTGGACGAGGCGGACCGTCAGTTGCAACGGCTGAACGAACTGGACGTGGACAACGCCGGCGTGCGCCAGTTGCGGGAGCGCGCCCGGCTGGAACGGCGGCCGGAGCTGGTGCTGGAAGGGAAGAAGGATTTGAGCGGCGGCCAGGGCGCGGGCGAGCAGAACGCCTGGGAGAGCTCGGCGCGCTTGTATTCGTCGCCGTTCGGCCACTGGCGCTTGTTCGGCCTGCATCAGCTGCAACGCGCCAGTTATGTGAACGAGACGGCGTCGGCCCGTTACGAGGCGCTGGGCATGGGCGCGGAATGGCGGGGCGAGCAGGGGCGAGGCGAATTCGGCCTGACCGGCCAGATCGACGGCGGACGGCGCGGCGGCGCTTTCGCCGGCTACGACTGGACGCCGGACGACTATTGGACGCTGGGCGCGCGCTTTGAATTGAACAGCGCCGAAGCGCCGTTGAAAGGCCGCCTGGACGATGTGCGCGGCAACCGGACCCAGCTGAGCCTGCAGTACCGCGCCGACGACTACCGCAGCTACGCCTTGCAAGCCGAGGCCCTGTCCTTGTCCGACGGCAATCTGCGCCGCGCGGTGTCCGCCAACTGGGACCAGCGCTGGGTCAGCGGACCGCGCTACAAACTCAACACCATTTTGACGCTGGCGGCCAGCGCCAACGACGCGGTGACGTCCGCCCGCTATTTCAATCCGCGCGCCGACGGCGAGGCCTCGGTGACGGCGATGCAGGAATGGAAGCTGTGGGGCGAATACGAAACCACCTGGCATCAGCGCCTGGGGCTGACGCTGGGCACTTACACCCAGCGCGACTTCGGCGCCGGCGGCGTGTGGGGGCTGCTGTTGGAACAGGAGTGGCGCTGGGGCAGCCGCGGCAGCCTGCGTTACGGCTTCACCCGGGTGCGCCACCCCTATGACGGCAAGGCGGAAACCGGCAACAAGGTTTATCTCAATCTGGATTGGCGCTTCTGA
- a CDS encoding MarR family winged helix-turn-helix transcriptional regulator: protein MSADATAPLSPSDSSAARELEPAIAPHLQLLAHSAGEEVSRTRAGLGLLLLWLSDDVLGAVNADLQALDVTESKLNVLMLFSLQEQGWWRNGPLTPSAIADYLGVTRSTVTGQLDWLERRGLLQRQLRDEDRRSLGLSLTEAGRELLRQALPGFWRACQRLTEALDESECAALWPLLAKVWCRLKAD from the coding sequence ATGTCCGCCGACGCCACCGCCCCTCTTTCCCCGTCCGATTCTTCCGCCGCGCGCGAACTGGAGCCGGCCATCGCCCCTCATTTGCAATTGCTGGCGCACAGCGCCGGCGAGGAGGTGAGCCGGACCCGCGCCGGGCTCGGCCTGCTGCTGCTGTGGCTGAGCGACGACGTGCTGGGCGCGGTGAACGCGGATTTGCAGGCCTTGGACGTGACCGAGAGCAAGCTGAACGTGTTGATGCTGTTTTCGCTGCAAGAGCAGGGCTGGTGGCGGAACGGGCCGCTGACCCCGTCGGCGATCGCCGATTATCTGGGTGTGACCCGCTCCACCGTCACCGGCCAGCTGGACTGGCTGGAACGGCGCGGCCTGTTGCAACGGCAACTGCGCGACGAAGACCGCCGCAGCCTGGGGCTGAGCCTGACCGAAGCCGGCCGGGAACTGCTGAGACAGGCGCTGCCGGGCTTCTGGCGCGCCTGCCAGCGCCTGACCGAGGCGCTGGACGAGAGCGAATGCGCGGCGCTTTGGCCTTTGCTCGCCAAAGTGTGGTGCCGGCTGAAAGCGGACTGA
- a CDS encoding substrate-binding periplasmic protein: MVIPGTLIRPLLAALGACWALTAAAADIKAYTEDLPPLSYVENGKVKGYAAEVLRLVAAEAGLSLAIEVQPWLRAYATVRKTPDALLFAMVRTPEREAQFQWVGPIGPRRVFLYRLSARRDIRLSGAADARRYRVGALAGSAAFNRLAALDPRREGLDAGQDDAANLNKLLLDRVDLVAMLDWAMRWHLDKLKLPPRTAAPAYLLDGGGQYWFALNPAAPPQRARRLQQALNRLAADGRLRLLRRRYLGD; encoded by the coding sequence ATGGTCATACCGGGGACTCTCATCCGCCCGCTGCTGGCGGCGCTCGGCGCATGCTGGGCGCTGACGGCGGCGGCGGCCGACATCAAGGCCTATACCGAGGACCTGCCGCCGCTCAGCTATGTGGAAAACGGCAAGGTCAAGGGCTATGCCGCCGAGGTTTTGCGCCTGGTCGCGGCGGAAGCCGGGCTTAGCCTGGCAATCGAGGTGCAGCCCTGGCTGCGCGCTTACGCCACGGTGCGAAAAACGCCGGACGCGCTGTTGTTCGCCATGGTGCGCACGCCCGAGCGGGAAGCCCAATTCCAGTGGGTGGGGCCGATAGGCCCGCGCCGCGTCTTCCTGTACCGGCTGTCCGCCCGCCGCGACATCCGCCTGAGCGGCGCGGCGGACGCGCGGCGCTATCGCGTGGGAGCGCTGGCCGGCTCCGCCGCCTTCAACCGGCTGGCGGCGCTGGACCCGCGGCGCGAAGGGCTGGACGCCGGCCAGGACGACGCGGCCAATCTGAACAAGCTGCTGCTGGATCGCGTCGATCTGGTGGCGATGCTGGACTGGGCGATGCGTTGGCATCTGGACAAGCTGAAGCTGCCGCCGCGCACGGCGGCGCCGGCCTATTTGCTGGACGGCGGCGGCCAGTACTGGTTCGCTCTCAACCCGGCCGCGCCGCCGCAGCGCGCCCGGCGTTTGCAGCAGGCCTTGAACCGCCTCGCCGCCGACGGCCGGCTGCGGCTGCTGCGCCGGCGCTATCTGGGCGATTGA